A single genomic interval of Bradyrhizobium sp. sBnM-33 harbors:
- a CDS encoding GNAT family N-acetyltransferase — MHIDIIEGLPSLAKLEDNWNAVYDADDEAQIFLSWKWLSGWLSCIPGPWFILAAKERDAADLPYVAFFPLRLQTTIEKSDVLGNIRMAGNFGADYTGIVCRPEAEHKVIPAFARTIRQMNWARLHLDNVRISERRWRLLTACFPKASFHSTKVDKIIKVDGVDNSLCPYATLPKDWNSYLDALSTNTRQKIRRLLKQVEASSEYRITVATPDTFDRDLKTLLGFWDTKWRARKGDRMDSLIRSNGTMLTRSFHSGLVYLPTFWHGDRPVAALATLVEPRKRTFSFYMTGRDETFEGPPAGMILHAYSIRHAIEHGFVEYDFLRGNEPYKYSFGCKERKIHSIVVETRSGRNLGGRIDVRCIPDLLQQATELHRKGQSADAEMGYRRILDVQPRHADALHRLGQLLAAKTDFAAAKRLFRTLTTVRPDAAKAWQCLGQVCESLGQHEEALRQYLEFMRLQPDSPDGFVAVARCMVKLGRMAEINAALLAAIEPASGPSVRKWRDWRSIPDRQGAHENSISA, encoded by the coding sequence GTGCATATCGACATCATCGAAGGCTTGCCGTCGCTGGCAAAACTCGAGGACAACTGGAATGCCGTCTACGACGCGGACGACGAAGCGCAGATATTCCTGTCATGGAAATGGCTGAGCGGCTGGCTGTCCTGCATCCCGGGACCATGGTTCATCCTGGCGGCGAAGGAGCGTGACGCTGCCGATCTGCCTTACGTCGCATTCTTTCCGTTGCGGCTTCAGACCACGATCGAGAAATCCGACGTTTTGGGCAACATCCGGATGGCGGGCAATTTCGGTGCCGACTATACCGGCATCGTCTGCAGGCCAGAGGCGGAGCACAAGGTCATTCCGGCCTTTGCCCGCACCATCAGGCAGATGAACTGGGCGCGTCTCCATCTCGACAATGTCAGAATATCCGAGCGGCGCTGGCGATTGCTGACGGCATGTTTTCCGAAGGCAAGCTTTCACTCGACCAAAGTCGACAAGATCATCAAGGTCGACGGGGTCGACAACAGTCTCTGCCCCTACGCCACGCTGCCGAAGGACTGGAACAGTTATCTCGACGCGCTCAGCACCAATACACGGCAGAAGATCCGGCGGCTGCTGAAGCAGGTCGAAGCGTCCAGCGAATATCGAATAACCGTCGCCACGCCCGACACGTTTGATCGCGACCTCAAAACCCTGCTGGGATTCTGGGATACCAAGTGGCGTGCGCGGAAGGGGGATCGGATGGATAGCCTGATCCGCTCCAACGGCACCATGCTGACACGCAGTTTCCATTCCGGTCTGGTGTACCTGCCGACCTTTTGGCATGGCGACCGGCCCGTTGCGGCGCTGGCCACCCTGGTGGAGCCGCGCAAGCGGACCTTCTCGTTCTACATGACCGGACGCGACGAGACGTTCGAGGGACCGCCGGCGGGCATGATCCTGCATGCCTACAGCATTCGCCACGCCATCGAGCACGGATTTGTCGAATACGACTTCCTGCGCGGCAACGAGCCGTACAAATATTCGTTCGGTTGCAAGGAGCGCAAGATCCACTCCATCGTTGTGGAAACCAGGAGTGGCAGGAATCTGGGCGGCCGGATCGACGTCAGGTGCATTCCCGACCTGCTGCAACAGGCGACCGAACTTCACCGCAAGGGACAGTCCGCCGACGCCGAAATGGGCTACCGTCGGATTTTGGACGTGCAGCCGAGACACGCCGACGCATTGCACCGGCTGGGCCAGTTGTTGGCGGCGAAGACTGATTTCGCCGCGGCCAAACGGTTGTTCCGAACCTTGACCACGGTTCGCCCCGATGCGGCCAAGGCATGGCAGTGCCTGGGCCAGGTCTGCGAAAGCCTCGGTCAGCACGAGGAGGCACTGCGTCAGTATCTCGAGTTCATGCGGCTGCAGCCGGATTCGCCGGACGGGTTCGTCGCGGTTGCCAGATGCATGGTGAAGCTCGGGCGGATGGCGGAAATCAATGCTGCGCTATTGGCCGCGATCGAACCGGCGAGCGGACCGTCGGTGAGAAAGTGGCGCGATTGGCGCAGCATTCCGGACCGGCAAGGTGCCCACGAAAACTCCATCTCGGCATAG
- a CDS encoding HlyD family type I secretion periplasmic adaptor subunit: MANRKIADRSAESAGTWYDSLPRSTKLPTVAGALIMAVVLMGFGVWGNTAPIAGAVVSSGVFVVTGQNKIIQHLEGGMIREIYVREGDTVEAGQTLLELDDTAARAELQRLFLRRIRLSAMDARLQAEMREESDITLPTEVVTWLDKSPEVKEIVDSQQMTFAARRNNLNSDVKSIQESINALEERIRGSRVQLDAVRRQIALLDEEIVTKDKLVQAGLVRKPELMLLQRSKANLEGEVGRIMGDIGDAKERIARAVEQINGVRKTAIKTAVEQMHEIRGELADVRERMLSAKGVLDRVRVVAPVSGVVVKLRYHTRGGVVEAGKNIMELLPLKDELIIEARLRPQDIDSVKHGQTAMVRLTALNQRITPMVSGDVIYLSADTLADEKKSQQVGPTDIYIVRVKLNSEESRNLPGFSPTPGMPAEVYIKTAERTFFQYLMRPIYDSFMRAFRER, encoded by the coding sequence ATGGCCAACAGGAAAATTGCGGACCGGTCCGCAGAATCAGCGGGCACCTGGTACGATTCGCTGCCGCGATCGACCAAGCTGCCAACCGTCGCCGGTGCGCTGATCATGGCGGTGGTGCTGATGGGCTTCGGCGTGTGGGGCAACACGGCACCGATCGCCGGCGCCGTGGTCTCGTCGGGTGTGTTCGTCGTCACCGGGCAGAACAAGATCATCCAGCATCTCGAAGGCGGAATGATCCGCGAAATCTACGTGCGCGAAGGCGACACGGTGGAAGCCGGACAAACCTTGCTTGAGCTTGACGACACCGCGGCGCGTGCGGAGCTGCAGCGGCTGTTCCTGCGGCGCATCCGCCTGTCGGCCATGGATGCAAGGCTGCAGGCCGAGATGAGGGAAGAGTCGGATATCACGCTTCCGACCGAGGTCGTGACTTGGCTGGACAAGTCGCCCGAGGTGAAGGAAATCGTGGACAGCCAGCAGATGACGTTTGCGGCGCGCCGCAACAACCTCAACAGCGACGTCAAGAGTATTCAGGAGAGCATCAACGCTCTGGAGGAGCGGATCCGGGGATCGCGGGTGCAACTGGACGCGGTCCGGCGCCAGATCGCTCTGCTCGACGAGGAAATCGTGACCAAGGACAAGCTGGTGCAGGCCGGGCTGGTGCGCAAGCCGGAACTGATGCTGCTGCAGCGGTCGAAGGCCAATCTGGAAGGTGAGGTCGGCCGCATCATGGGCGACATCGGCGATGCCAAGGAACGTATCGCCCGTGCGGTCGAGCAGATCAATGGTGTGCGCAAGACCGCGATCAAGACCGCGGTCGAGCAGATGCACGAGATCCGCGGCGAACTGGCTGACGTCCGCGAGCGGATGCTGAGCGCCAAGGGCGTACTTGATCGGGTCCGCGTCGTGGCGCCGGTAAGCGGCGTGGTGGTGAAGCTTCGCTATCATACGCGGGGCGGCGTGGTCGAAGCCGGCAAGAACATCATGGAGCTTTTGCCGCTGAAGGACGAACTCATCATCGAGGCGCGATTGCGGCCGCAGGACATCGACAGCGTGAAGCACGGGCAGACGGCGATGGTGCGGTTGACGGCACTGAACCAGCGCATCACGCCGATGGTATCCGGCGACGTCATCTATCTGTCCGCAGATACGCTGGCGGATGAAAAGAAGTCCCAGCAGGTGGGACCGACCGACATTTATATCGTGCGCGTCAAGCTCAACAGCGAAGAGAGCCGGAACCTTCCGGGCTTCAGTCCGACGCCCGGCATGCCCGCCGAGGTCTACATCAAGACGGCGGAGCGTACGTTCTTCCAGTACCTCATGAGGCCCATCTACGACAGCTTTATGCGCGCATTCCGGGAGCGCTAG
- a CDS encoding type I secretion system permease/ATPase: MAKIIPLRPWFDQPSPHAKDPPVELADEKTSPAEAKVADPPAVEPSLREEAKTPAPGSTVVIEQQTPAPPLQRGGDRDGGGSSGGGGGGGGGGSPPLQKRSSDNEFRDVLGKGLASARRNLVTVALFSVAVNLLVLAIPIYLFNMSDRVLTSRSTDTLVMLTIIVVIAIGAHVLMDMMRRIILMRVAVETEAKLGGPVLSAAAKSAQSGSSREFQTLADLQHLRAFITGPVLLTMFDTPVAPVYFAVVFLIHPHLGFIVLGSGVALIIVALLNQRVTAIPFNQANNYGARANLTAESMARNAQVINAMGMIPEGVQVWGRETVESLKAQVIGQDRNILMTGLSKFLRLCTQIAILGWGAWLALESQITAGMVIAASIVASRALAPLEGTIEGWRNFVQARSAYARIKSLLLNSPLNLERLRLPRPAGYLNVERILYVPPPNKKVILNGISFQLKPGESLAIVGDSGTGKTMLARMLVGSIIPTAGSVRLDMMDLRNWDPRQFGESVGYLPQDVQLFPASIKANIGRMRDDARDEDVFDAAEMADVHEMISSFAQGYETIVGMDGSPLSGGQRQRIGLARAFFGNPRLMVLDEPNSNLDSNGERALAKALLRAKEKQITVVTITQRAALLMSVDKIMILHQGAVQAFGSRDEIIPMISGRKPNNTPTGPGSPPSLN; this comes from the coding sequence ATGGCAAAGATAATTCCGCTTCGTCCATGGTTTGATCAGCCCTCTCCGCATGCCAAGGATCCGCCGGTCGAACTAGCGGACGAGAAGACATCTCCGGCCGAAGCCAAAGTCGCCGATCCGCCGGCGGTCGAGCCATCCCTACGGGAGGAAGCCAAGACCCCGGCGCCGGGATCCACCGTCGTGATCGAGCAGCAGACTCCTGCGCCCCCGCTGCAGCGTGGAGGCGACAGGGACGGTGGCGGCTCCTCCGGTGGTGGTGGCGGCGGAGGCGGTGGCGGCTCGCCGCCGCTGCAAAAGCGCTCCAGCGACAATGAATTTCGCGATGTTCTCGGCAAGGGCCTCGCGAGCGCCCGCCGCAACCTCGTGACCGTGGCGTTGTTTTCGGTTGCGGTCAACCTGCTGGTGCTCGCTATTCCGATCTACCTCTTCAACATGTCCGATCGCGTGCTGACCAGCCGCAGCACGGACACGCTGGTGATGCTGACCATCATCGTGGTTATCGCAATCGGGGCCCATGTGCTGATGGACATGATGCGCCGCATCATCCTGATGCGGGTCGCAGTCGAGACCGAAGCTAAATTGGGCGGACCCGTGCTGAGCGCCGCTGCCAAATCCGCGCAGAGTGGATCCAGCCGCGAATTCCAGACGCTGGCCGACCTGCAGCACCTCCGCGCGTTCATTACCGGTCCGGTATTGCTGACGATGTTCGATACGCCGGTCGCGCCGGTCTATTTCGCCGTCGTGTTCCTGATCCATCCGCATCTCGGTTTCATCGTGCTAGGGTCGGGCGTCGCGCTGATCATCGTGGCGCTGCTGAACCAGCGCGTCACCGCGATTCCGTTCAACCAGGCGAACAATTACGGCGCCAGGGCAAACCTGACGGCGGAATCGATGGCCCGCAATGCCCAAGTCATCAATGCGATGGGCATGATTCCGGAAGGCGTCCAGGTATGGGGCCGCGAGACCGTGGAGTCGCTGAAGGCGCAGGTGATCGGACAGGATCGCAACATCCTGATGACGGGGTTGTCGAAGTTCCTGCGGCTGTGCACCCAGATCGCTATCCTGGGCTGGGGCGCATGGCTGGCGCTGGAAAGCCAGATCACCGCCGGCATGGTGATTGCGGCCTCGATCGTCGCGAGCCGCGCGTTGGCGCCGCTGGAGGGCACCATCGAAGGCTGGCGCAACTTCGTGCAGGCGCGTTCGGCCTATGCTCGCATCAAATCTCTGTTGCTCAACTCGCCGCTCAACCTGGAGCGGCTCCGCCTGCCGCGTCCCGCCGGATATCTTAACGTCGAGCGCATTCTCTACGTGCCGCCGCCGAACAAGAAGGTGATCCTGAACGGAATCAGCTTTCAATTGAAGCCCGGAGAATCGCTGGCCATCGTTGGAGACTCCGGAACCGGGAAAACTATGCTGGCGCGCATGCTGGTTGGATCCATTATTCCGACCGCCGGCAGCGTCAGGCTGGATATGATGGATCTGCGCAACTGGGATCCGCGGCAGTTCGGCGAGAGCGTAGGCTACCTGCCGCAGGACGTGCAATTATTCCCCGCATCCATCAAGGCCAACATCGGCCGCATGCGCGACGACGCACGCGACGAGGATGTTTTCGACGCCGCCGAGATGGCCGATGTGCATGAGATGATCTCTAGTTTTGCCCAGGGCTACGAGACCATCGTCGGCATGGACGGCAGTCCGCTATCGGGCGGCCAGCGGCAGCGGATCGGACTGGCGCGCGCCTTCTTCGGCAACCCGCGCCTGATGGTGCTCGACGAGCCGAATTCGAATCTCGACTCCAATGGCGAGCGGGCGCTGGCCAAGGCGCTGCTGCGCGCCAAGGAAAAGCAGATCACGGTGGTGACGATTACGCAGCGCGCGGCACTGCTGATGAGCGTCGACAAGATCATGATCCTGCATCAGGGCGCGGTGCAGGCTTTCGGCAGCCGCGACGAGATCATTCCGATGATTAGCGGACGCAAGCCGAACAATACCCCGACCGGGCCGGGTAGTCCCCCTTCGCTGAATTGA